The sequence TACGCTCTTGTTTAACTAAAAATTGTCGATGATCTGCCAGAGTCACCAATAAATTTAGGTTCTTACTATTGTCTGGTAACTCAGAGTCGTCTGATGCTCCATCTTCTGAGCTACACAGACCTGCATCCTGCAGATACTGGATAACATTATGAGAAGACAGTGTTAATAGCATGTATTATTTCCTAGTTCGTAAAATTACTGAAACAATCCCCTAGATCAGGAAGGGCTGAGATTAAGTGGTTTTCGGTAGAACACAACTAATGTGTAAATCAATAACTGATTGGTACAATCTACAAATACCTTATCTGTTTCCGAAATACCTGCCAAAATGGCAATTTGCCCTTCACCGTTCCTTTAAATTTTCTTTGATTACACTGTCAAAACTTTAAATTAATTCAGCAGACTTACTTAGGTAGAGATTGTTTTGTTTGATGGAATCTTTCTCTCTCCCTTGCTTTTGGGGTTGATGGAGCTTTGACAAAAATAGTATTCATCGGCACATTTTTACTTCATAATTACAGGCAGCGATTTCGCTAAATTTTTCGACAAATTCTCAATTTCAACAATTATTTCTCACGCGATCAACAGGGACTAAAAAACTGATGGATAGTAGATGTTATTTGCTAGCAAAGATGAGACTCATTGCTGGCTAACGGTTAACTATCCATCAAATGTGAGAAAATTATGTATTATTGATAACATAGTTTTCGCAAATTTAATACAGTGCCGAATCTGAGTTCAGCATTGATTAGCTAAACAAAAATTCCATCCTATTATTTTCATTAATCAGCACAAAGCTGACTAAACCGGAGATTTTAGCCTGGACAAGATGAATTTTTTTTACTCAAATTTTAATATACGCGTCTACAAACACTAGATACAAAAGACACAACTGCTTTAGACGTGAAGTAGCTAATCATACAATATCCTGCCCAGGAAAATAAGGAACAGGGAATAAATCATGCCGCAGCAAATGTTCCCCGTTCCCTCTTGCGTTAAGCCAATCCCATCGCCGCAGCCACTGCGCCTAATTCGGCGGTGATACCTTGTTTAAATTGGCTGTTGCTGTGTTTGATGGCTGTATCTGGGTCTTTCAAACCATTACCTGTGAGGACGCAAACTACAGTCGCGCCTGGGGGAATTTGGTCTTTTACCTGCAGCAGACCTGCTACGGAAGCGGCGCTGGCGGGTTCGCAGAAAATCCCTTCGGATGAGGCTAACAGTCGATAGGCGTCGAGAATTTCAGCATCGGTGACGGCGTGGAATTGACCTTGGCTGGCTGATTGAGCAGCGATCGCTTTTTCCCAGCTAGCGGGATTCCCGATGCGAATGGCTGTGGCTAAGGTTTCGGGATGGGCGATTGGTTGTCCGTGGACTAGGGGTGCAGCACCTGCTGCTTGGAAACCCATCATCCTCGGTAAGCGATCGCACTTTCCTTCTTGATGGTATTGACAAAATCCCATCCAATATGCTGTGATATTTCCCGCATTACCCACCGGGATACATAACCAATCAGGGGCGTTCCCCAAAACATCGACCACTTCAAACGCCGCTGTTTTTTGCCCTTCTAGGCGATAGGGATTGACTGAATTCACCAAAGTTACCGGGTAGCTTTGGGCCATGTCGCAGACAATTTCTAAGGCGCGGTCAAAATTACCTTGAATCGCCAGCACCTCAGCCCCGTATAGTAAAGCTTGTGCTAATTTACCCAAGGCCACATAGCCGTCGGGAATTAAGACAAAGGCTTTCATTCCCGCTCGTCTAGCATAGGCTGCGGCTGCGGCTGAAGTATTGCCTGTACTCGCACAGATCACCGCCTGCGCCCCGGCCTCCTTGGCTTTAGAAATTGCCATTGTCATTCCCCGGTCTTTGAAGCTACCGGTAGGGTTAAGGCCGTCATACTTGACAAACACACGTACTTGTTTGCCGATTTGTTCAGCGATCGCTGGTGCAGGAATCAGCGGCGTATTCCCTTCCAACAGAGTAACAACCGGCGTTGTGTCGCCCACAGGTAAGTATTGACGGTAGGCTTCTATCAGCCCTGGCCAGGGTTGGCGATGGGATTTAGCAATAGACAGGCTCAAAGTCACAGGATTTATCAAATTTTTGAATTCAACACTGAAAAATACCAGTAATGCGCGGCGTCATTAAACCACTCATTCAAAATCTCCGGACACCTTATGCTGTATACCTACTTGAATTTTGAATTTCGCCTTGCGGTACTAGTGTTACATCATCTTCTACTACTTGATGGCCATAACACAAGCAGAAAATAATTTTTGGTTAAGGAACTGACAAAATTTACTCTTGGGAACACCACGGTGGTTATCGCGGTCACTTATGACTGAACAGAGAAACTATTAGAGTAAATGATTGAAAGTATACAATCTTTTAATAAAGCTTAAAACTACATTATTATAATATCTCTAGTGGTGTGAACTAATTCGTGGATTTAGCGAACGATGTCTAATTATTCAACCAGTGCCTCTAACCGTAATTCTCAAGCTGTTTTGGATAGTGCCTTACCCAAGTCTTACTATCAAGATGACCAACAAACTAAATTTATGCATCTGCAAGCAGAGATAGATTCTCTCTTACAGCAGTTACAAAGTCTCAAGCAGCCAAAACCTGTATCTGCAGATGTAGACGCAGAAAACAATTAAGTTTTGACCTGACTTCAGAGTCGCTGATTTCAGATGACTATTCAAAGCGTTGATTTCGTTCTGACCAACGCTGCAAACTGTAATTATTTGCAGTTTCTACTAGCAAAGTTAGTGATTGATCATTCGCCAGTTTAGCGATCGCTGTTAATGCTTGCTGAGAATTTGGCTGAAAATCTGTGTAAAGAATATTACCATTTTCAGACAAAATCAGAGTCCGGGGACGCGACAAACTCAGAGTTGTTTGGGTCAAAGATGCGATCGCTTCTGCCGAAATAGTTAAGACTATTTCTGGCTGCGAATTGTTGGTTAAATCAATTACCTGTACAGGCCAGTCACTCATTTGTTGTTGCATTTGTTGCCAGTCAGGTACAGCACTGGCGGGAATTTCACCAGATTGTTGTAGAGATTGCCAGACTTTAGGCAATATGACCTTGACTAATTGGGGATTTTGTTGAGCTAATTCCTTGAGAGCGATCGCCGAAGGTTGTACCCATTCCAGCGCCGCATTTGTTAAACCTAGAGGTCGGGATGGGAAAGTGTCGTTTTTATACCCTGGTATCGCTGCACCGGATGCCAATAGTCGCAACACCCCAGCTTGGAATTGTACTGCTTTAATAGTCCCGGTGGTTGTTTGTTGCTCGCCATGAGGAAGCCAAGTGACTATTTGCATAACGGGGTCAGCATTGATACCCAAGACTTCCCAGAAAAATTTGCCAGATGTATTTTTCGGTGGGTGCAAATTTGTAAAAGGATAATTTAGCCAGCGATCGCCGTCATTAAATGCGCTCACTTCTATTTGATACCAAATTTCATCTTCTGCTAGTTTCAACTCAGCTTCGGGGTGAGATTTGAACCATTTTGGATGGTCACACGGTGGCTGTATTAGCTTCTGGTCTTCCTTGTCGCATTCTTGTTTTAAAGATATAGCTTGCACCGTGCCAATAATCCGGCTAGGGTGACTAGAAGAGATTTGCGATTTTGCTACTTGATTATCAAGCCTAGCTAACAGTCCTTGAATATAGCTAAGGGTGTCTGGGGTGAGGTTGGGTTGGGACTGTAACCAAGCATTAGCCTCACCTTCAGGCTTTTGAACTGCTAAAATCAAAGTCGCCCAAGCCTGTACTTCTACTCTATTGGGGTTGACTCGTAACGCTGCTTGTGTGCGTTTCCACAAACGCCCCTGGTCAGCTTTAAGTATGGAAGTAATTTCGGAGACATTCTGCGGCGATGCTTCCCAAACTTGTAAAGCTTTTTGCCAACGTCCATCAATTAAATCGGCTAGGACTTGTTGACCAGGACTAGCCCAAATTTTATCAGCTTGGATTTTGGTCAGTTGTGAATGGAAACGAATTAAATCCAGTTGCGCTTGCGCTGTTGAAGAAAAAACTTGTTGGCGTTGTTTTTGGAGAGATTTTAGCCACTCAAAAGCTGGTGTCCACAGTCCATTTTCAGCCAAAAATAAAGCATTTTCGTAAACTGAATCTTTGATGGCTGGAGATTTAAGAGAAATTTCCTCTAGTTGGATGGGGTTGAGGTAAGATTTGACGGCTTTAGCTTGGTAAATTTGCAGTTGTGGTTCAAAACCAACCGTTTGATCAATCACCAACTCTTTGATACTGTTACCAGTAATTTGTTGCCATTTAGGTAATTGTCCGCTGAGACTTTTCCAAAACAACAATGGCTGTAGCTGTCGGCGTTCTCGATTGTAGTAGACAATATTACCGTAGGCGATCGCACCTGTATCTTGTGGAAGCTGATGCGACAAATAAAACCAAACTCCTGATGCTGGCGTTTTCCCTTCAAAGCGTTGGA is a genomic window of Fortiea contorta PCC 7126 containing:
- the thrC gene encoding threonine synthase — encoded protein: MTLSLSIAKSHRQPWPGLIEAYRQYLPVGDTTPVVTLLEGNTPLIPAPAIAEQIGKQVRVFVKYDGLNPTGSFKDRGMTMAISKAKEAGAQAVICASTGNTSAAAAAYARRAGMKAFVLIPDGYVALGKLAQALLYGAEVLAIQGNFDRALEIVCDMAQSYPVTLVNSVNPYRLEGQKTAAFEVVDVLGNAPDWLCIPVGNAGNITAYWMGFCQYHQEGKCDRLPRMMGFQAAGAAPLVHGQPIAHPETLATAIRIGNPASWEKAIAAQSASQGQFHAVTDAEILDAYRLLASSEGIFCEPASAASVAGLLQVKDQIPPGATVVCVLTGNGLKDPDTAIKHSNSQFKQGITAELGAVAAAMGLA